A genomic window from Halogeometricum sp. S3BR5-2 includes:
- a CDS encoding S8 family serine peptidase: MSARGACTVLVALFVVLSGVAAPVVSALDESDADATTAVGTETSETGTATAAETATPTRTATPAEAETETESATLAEATPTRTEAETATEASTATRTETAGRDAGADAAVRAKVAPELLSGAGTGDADGGSAVAARGFDASASSEESTEYAVVVELDGKRVASGREAVARVLGRDAAAHGRYVGATATREEILALAAEPSVSYVREPARPVSFAGTDGTTEAVRTARLESLHARGYGGENVTVAVVDVDRFDLDNPALTDRVVAAKDFTGNGLDGDSGYGEHGTATAELVAETAPNASLVLVRISTDWDLYRAVDWLEAETDADVVSMSLGWYNLGPLDGTSEMDRVINASAANGTSWVVSAGNSAGGHHWGGTWNDTDGDGLMNFEDGTESLEIEGSGTERMWAQWNDWEDGTEDYDVCLYTDPDVANATPYDENCTGASANPTERSTLDFSAHDTYYLAIREANATRPVRFDVFLGGRATFRNGGVDAGSLTNPATNPNVVTVGAYDQETGGLESYSSRGPTVDGRIKPDVVAADNVRSSVYGNFRGTSASAPHAAGVLATLLDANRRLTPAQLKANLTAHARPIGDGPDNETGYGKVDAAAAVAGLGTYDLPPDGRLTHDGDYRLDTGGSAVPSSLVVDAANVTVDGEGRPFAAGGGVAFATTANASNLSVRDLTVTGGPVGVAVADLRTLELTNVAATTDAALSVSNVSAVTLTNVSTGDAPSFDLAGENVGLSVDDTRAPPNRGRLSAAPNLTLASSNATVTLRYDESHANESTAAVWTDANGTWTETNATVDTAANTVTFEASESGTYGVYAVGYPAVDATETLSVTADVDDAATADADVRNVGRANLTVVAANLSGPDAAQFSLVDAPNNETVRPRATLGVRVRYAPNESGDHAATLTVRTAEVGTLNVSLDGTASVPEPEPAPESGSGESSESGGSSGGGGGGGGSGGGAPAPTPAPTPTPVPTPTPTPGPSVTETPTPRTQTPNEAVPHATEPAAEPTTEKATERTSRTATATEPPERTPAAEDDATETPAAVTGTGVPGFSPVTAAVALAAAAALLARRS; this comes from the coding sequence GTGTCCGCTCGCGGGGCGTGTACCGTCCTCGTAGCGCTGTTCGTCGTCCTCTCAGGGGTCGCCGCGCCGGTCGTCTCGGCGCTCGACGAGAGCGACGCGGACGCGACGACGGCGGTGGGGACCGAGACGTCCGAGACTGGAACCGCGACGGCGGCCGAAACCGCGACGCCGACCCGAACTGCGACGCCGGCCGAAGCTGAGACCGAAACCGAATCGGCGACGCTCGCGGAGGCGACGCCGACCAGGACGGAAGCGGAGACGGCCACCGAAGCGTCGACGGCGACGCGGACCGAGACCGCCGGGCGAGACGCCGGGGCGGATGCGGCGGTTCGAGCGAAGGTCGCCCCCGAACTGCTCTCCGGGGCCGGGACCGGGGACGCGGACGGCGGGAGCGCCGTCGCCGCGCGGGGGTTCGACGCCTCGGCGTCGAGCGAGGAGTCGACGGAGTACGCCGTCGTCGTGGAACTCGACGGGAAGCGGGTCGCGTCGGGACGCGAGGCGGTCGCGCGGGTGCTCGGCCGCGACGCCGCGGCGCACGGTCGGTACGTCGGCGCGACGGCGACGCGCGAGGAGATACTGGCTCTGGCCGCCGAACCGTCCGTCTCGTACGTGCGGGAACCGGCGCGGCCCGTTTCGTTCGCCGGTACCGACGGGACGACGGAGGCGGTCCGGACGGCGAGGCTGGAATCCCTGCACGCCCGCGGCTACGGCGGCGAGAACGTCACCGTCGCCGTCGTCGATGTCGACCGGTTCGACCTCGACAACCCGGCGCTGACCGACCGGGTCGTCGCCGCGAAGGACTTCACGGGGAACGGACTCGACGGCGACAGCGGGTACGGCGAGCACGGCACGGCGACGGCCGAACTCGTCGCCGAGACGGCGCCGAACGCGTCGCTCGTCCTCGTGCGCATCAGCACCGACTGGGACCTCTACCGGGCGGTCGACTGGTTGGAAGCCGAAACCGACGCCGACGTGGTGTCGATGTCGCTCGGGTGGTACAACCTCGGCCCCCTCGACGGCACTTCCGAGATGGACCGCGTCATAAACGCCAGCGCGGCGAACGGCACCTCGTGGGTCGTCTCGGCCGGCAACTCCGCCGGCGGGCACCACTGGGGCGGAACGTGGAACGACACCGACGGCGACGGCCTGATGAACTTCGAGGACGGGACGGAGTCCCTCGAAATCGAGGGGTCGGGGACCGAGCGGATGTGGGCGCAGTGGAACGACTGGGAGGACGGGACTGAGGACTACGACGTCTGCCTGTACACCGACCCGGACGTGGCGAACGCGACGCCGTACGACGAGAACTGTACGGGGGCCTCGGCGAACCCCACGGAGCGCTCGACGCTCGACTTCTCAGCGCACGACACGTACTACCTGGCGATACGGGAGGCGAACGCCACCCGGCCCGTCCGGTTCGACGTCTTCCTCGGCGGCCGGGCGACGTTCCGAAACGGCGGCGTCGACGCGGGGAGTCTCACCAATCCGGCGACGAATCCGAACGTCGTCACCGTCGGCGCCTACGACCAGGAGACCGGCGGACTGGAGTCGTACTCCTCGCGCGGGCCGACCGTCGACGGTCGAATCAAACCGGACGTCGTCGCCGCCGACAACGTCCGGTCGAGCGTCTACGGGAACTTCCGCGGCACGTCGGCGTCGGCGCCGCACGCCGCGGGCGTCCTGGCCACGCTCCTCGACGCGAACCGCCGGCTCACGCCCGCGCAACTGAAAGCGAATCTGACGGCGCACGCCCGTCCCATCGGGGACGGGCCGGACAACGAGACGGGCTACGGGAAAGTGGACGCCGCCGCGGCCGTCGCCGGCCTCGGAACGTACGACCTGCCGCCGGACGGCCGCCTGACGCACGACGGCGACTACCGACTCGACACCGGCGGCAGCGCGGTTCCCTCGTCGCTCGTCGTCGACGCCGCGAACGTCACCGTCGACGGCGAGGGCCGCCCGTTCGCCGCCGGCGGAGGCGTCGCGTTCGCCACCACCGCGAACGCGTCGAACCTCTCGGTCCGCGACCTGACCGTGACCGGCGGACCCGTCGGCGTCGCGGTGGCGGACCTCCGGACGCTCGAACTGACGAACGTCGCGGCGACGACGGACGCGGCGCTGTCGGTGTCGAACGTCTCCGCGGTGACGCTGACGAACGTCTCGACGGGCGACGCGCCGTCGTTCGACCTCGCCGGCGAGAACGTCGGTCTCTCCGTGGACGATACGCGCGCGCCGCCGAACCGCGGTCGACTGTCGGCCGCGCCGAACCTGACGCTCGCGTCGTCGAACGCGACGGTGACGCTCCGGTACGACGAGTCGCACGCGAACGAGTCCACCGCCGCCGTGTGGACGGACGCGAACGGGACGTGGACCGAGACGAACGCCACCGTCGACACCGCCGCGAACACGGTGACTTTCGAGGCGTCGGAGAGCGGCACCTACGGCGTCTACGCCGTCGGCTATCCGGCCGTCGACGCGACGGAGACGCTCTCCGTGACCGCGGATGTGGACGACGCCGCGACGGCGGACGCGGACGTGAGGAACGTCGGTCGGGCGAACCTCACCGTCGTCGCCGCGAACCTCTCGGGGCCCGACGCGGCCCAGTTCTCGCTGGTGGACGCGCCGAACAACGAGACGGTGCGGCCGCGCGCGACACTCGGCGTTCGTGTGCGCTACGCGCCGAACGAATCGGGCGACCACGCGGCGACGCTGACCGTGCGAACGGCGGAAGTCGGGACGCTGAACGTCAGTCTCGACGGGACCGCGTCGGTCCCGGAACCAGAACCCGCTCCCGAGAGCGGGTCCGGCGAGTCCTCGGAGTCCGGCGGCTCCTCGGGCGGCGGCGGCGGTGGCGGTGGTTCGGGCGGCGGAGCGCCGGCCCCGACACCCGCGCCGACGCCGACGCCGGTACCGACTCCGACGCCGACGCCCGGGCCGAGCGTGACGGAGACGCCGACGCCGCGAACGCAGACGCCGAACGAGGCGGTGCCGCACGCGACCGAACCGGCGGCCGAGCCGACGACCGAGAAAGCGACCGAACGGACGTCTCGGACCGCGACGGCGACCGAACCGCCCGAGCGGACGCCGGCGGCGGAAGACGACGCGACGGAGACGCCGGCCGCGGTCACCGGAACGGGCGTGCCCGGGTTCTCGCCGGTGACCGCCGCCGTCGCGTTGGCGGCGGCCGCGGCGCTGCTCGCGCGACGGAGCTGA